The genomic window CCACTGCTTCCAAAATACTGCTGTGGCGCTCTCCTCAAACAAgccctccacctccagcgctcGCCTCCACGATGACAGACGAGTGCAGAGCTCGACTTGACTGTCGAGGAAGCCTGTGTCGTCTGCATCCGTTTCCGCCAGCGCAAATAGGTGCTGTACGGCCGGCGTTTGTGCCGTCGCAGCGATCCGCTCATATTCGGTTATCTCCGCCCAGATTGACCCTACGTAGTCAAAACACCCGTCCCGCGTTGACGCCTgtgcgccgccatcgccgcagGCCTCGCGATGCCGATGAAGGGCCTCAAAAGGATTTGAAAAGTGTTCGAAAAAGGCAAAACATCGCGCATCGGTCAGCGCCGCGCTTGCCGTGATGTTAAACGGAAATACAAGCGGCACCACCTGAATGAGGTGGAAGTCAAAGTCTGTGAAGGCAAACGAGCGATTCAGCCAATCCGGCGGCCCGTCCCTGATCCAGCTCGACACGCAACGTAAGTTCGGCTCTGCCCACGCCCAGAATGCACGGGAGCGGCGTACGCGCCACCCCTCGACTTGGCACACCGGGTAGTCGAGGTAGACAAAGAAGTCGCACTCCTCACAATCCGCAATCGCGAGCTGGCCTTGTATTTGGCACATGTAATGTAAGGGGATGCCAAAGGGCTGGCAGCCAGACTTTGTGGAGGTGTAGAGGGCTCGAAATGGGGATTTGAtctccagcagccgcaccttGTGATGAGAAGGAAACGCCACGGGAGTCGACAGCGTCTGATCGGTGCTCGCACGGCTCTCTGCTAGAGCAGTAGTAGATGGCCCATCTGTAGCGCAGTAAGTCTTACCATTGCTGCAGGTGGTGCTTTCTTCACTGTCACCAGCGAGAGCGTCCCAGCTGCGCGAGTTGCGAGAAGAGAATGTGAACAACGACGAACGTGGTCGCCACCGGCTGTTAAAAGGCACGCGCACGGAGCATGCgttgcgctggcgctgctgctctatCACGTTGGTATCGTTGCTGACACtgaagccgccgctgcagcgctggtaGCGGCTCGACACGCCACACACCGAGGGCGAGGCAGTCATTCGCGATGCGGAGAGCGCACCTTGTTGCTCGATTGGCCGCTCGTCAACATGGTAGTAGATTTGCCCGTCGGGCGAGCAGCCTAAGATACGGTCATCTGTCACAAAGAAGCCACCATCGTAGACACGGCAGCCGGTAAGAAGCTCGTACAGAGCGCGGGACTTGGGCTCTGTGTTGATGCCGTGTGCTGTAGAGGGGTTTCCTGTGAACTCCTGCTCCGTTCCCACGATGTCGCGCAGGTAGTGCACGTAGTCCGAAACGCGACCGCAGAACCCCAGTGCCATGCCAAACTGTGACGCTGAAAGTCCGTACGGATGTGCTTCCTTCCACTTGAGCTTCTCTGGGTGCTGTGCCATGATGTATCCTCGGAGCAGTGTATGATGTCTCTATGAGCGATAGCTTCCCCAAAGCAGCAAGCAAAACTGACAAGGCTGATGAGCAAGAAATCgatgtatgtgcgtgtatgcgtaACACACGCTTGTACACGAGGTTCTAACAAGGTGAGTACCAGACGCAGACCGACCACACCGCATCAGCACAAGAGAACATGGCACaggccttttctttttctctatCGCGCCTTTGGAGGAGCGAGCAAAGGGGCTCTATCGAGGGTGGTGATGAGGGCCCCAGCGTCGCACTTACACGTCTCCCTGTTGGTACAAAGAATTAAAATACGAAAGAAAAACTCATAGCCCTTTATCGGCGCCGGCGTGGATGCGATGGCAACTGCTTGACAACATACGTGGGGAATAGCAAAGCAGGTTCTATCGCGCACTCCTAATCGGTAAGCCCGTGGCGCGgcgggaagaggggaaaggtgGGAGcagggaggggtggtggcaATTCTGCCTGccgccgatgccgctgctacaCGTCTGCCCACTGGATGTACAAGCGAGATAGTCGCACGTTTTCGAAAAGGGGGATTGATGCatacagagaggaaagaatGGACATGGGGGTAGGGAGATCTCAATGGCAtatgcgcgtgcgtgcctgtgtgtgtctgtgaaTCCGTGTGCAGTTGataaaagggggaaaggcgcCTCGTGAAGCGATTTCTCCCTCATAAGCATCGGTAAGCATCGAGGACAGCTGCGTTCATGCATGGCGACGGTGGGGTGCCGTCTTGCGCTAGAGTGTCTTGACGCCGGCAACGGGCAAAACGAAAAGATCAGAAACACATCACACGatgagaaagaggcgcaacGCGTGCGCCAGCACACCAGAAccctcgttgttgttgttgttccgGTCAACCGCCGCTTGTTGAACTTCCCTGTTCGCTGTTGTTGGTCTGCTCACGCTCAAGTCCGCTCTACTTGGTGTTGGTCGTTGACGAAGGTAACACGAACGCACCCATATAGACAGGACTCCCCAACCGGCGAAGATGTGCACACATGCGGCTCACCACGCATTCATCTTCACGCGCGAGCAACGAGTAAAACAATAGAGATCCAAAGCAGATAAtcgccaaaaaaaaaggaagacaTCACAGACCGAAAAGTGCGACAGATGAGGAGTgtgggaagaagagggaaaagagaaaagaagaggatTCGTGCACACGCAACGGGGCTTATCACTCATACAAGTGATAGTCGACTAAGCTCAGCAATACAAGACCACCAGAGTGCCAGGGTGGCTACTCATCACACAAGAAACCCTTCACCGCCTACTCGCCCACTCTCTCCAGTCCCGTCATTCAAGGGCACCTGAGCAACCGAACAGTTGAAAGTGATCCTATAATCTCCCGCAAAGGATCACTGTTTACCAAACGTGCACCTCTTAGAAAtgcgcgcagctgccatGCACCGCACGCTCCATGCAGCCAAGAAGAGCCTGCCTTGCAGTGCAGTCAAACATGTTCGCGGTGGTCGGGGTGAGTAGTATGGGTGTAAACATAACGCTGTCTGATGCGTCGTTAGCCGCGGGTACGTCTTTCACCGTAACTCTAGGGGAGTCTGGAGCGAATGTGGTTGAACGACTCGTCACGTTGGTAAGATGCTGCTCTtgcgtcttcttcttcaaCTCCACACGGAACAGCTCTCGAAAGGCCCCGGACCACCACCGCGACCCAAGAGACACAACCAAGACGGTGTACTGGGTCTCCACCTCCGGCCCCCTGagtgtgcgctgcagcacctgcaacGGGGTCGGCCGGCTGTCGCCATACCAGCTTTCGTAGTCAACGAGTTCCTGCTCAGGTAAACTGCtacgctgccgcgccgacTCGCTATTGTCGGCGCGGTCCGTCTGAGCACTGTTGCGCTTGGAGAGCCACGGCAGAGCAATGAAAGAGGCAACGTTGGCCTGCGTCAGGAGAGCGCGCAGTGCTCCATCAAACTCCGCTACCGTTCGAGCACTTCGGAGAGTAatgtgaggggagaggaccACCTGGTAGTTGACGCGTAGCCCCTGTGCTGCGATATTAATGTAGTAGCTGAAGTTGAGGTCATGTCGCGGAACGCACAAACAGAAATGAGAGGATGACCAGGTCGCTGTAGCGGTCTCAGTTTTCCCCTGCGCCACACTCCCTTCACCGGAGCCACCACTGTTACCAGTCCTTTTGGCAGAGGTCCTTTGAATGTCCCCATCCAGAGTGGGCTGCAACGCATTGCTGTGCGGCTGGTACGAGCCTTCGACAGCCCTATCAGCGGCAGGGTTCGCTAGCACGCGCTCCACAATAGCGGCCACAttcagtgcgtgtgcctgaCGTTCTGCGGCCAAGTCTTCCTTTCGAGAGTCGTATACGCTGTCGGCACCACGCGTGTAGCCACGGCGTACACCATCCCTTCCGTACCGCTGCACTGTAGGGGCGCTCGTCACGACGCTGAACACGTATGTGGTCGATAGAAAGTGTGCTAGCGATGTCGTAATGTATCCGGCGTGCGCTTCCACAACCTCAATAATGACCTTTGGCAGCTCGTGTTTGGCTGAGCCGCCGAGCCCCAACACGGTGGTACCGACGGGGGAGATGCTGCGCAGGTGTGTCTCAAACTGGTCCAGATCCGTCTTGAGGCTCCGGTAGAGAAGACGCCATATGAAAAGCATCGCCAGGTGCTCTTCCTCGTGCCACGGCATCAGATATGGTACATCCGTGAGGGCGATTTGTTTTGCAAACTTGAAGCGCTCCTCTGAGTGAGAATTCGACAATGTAATTAGCGCAGCCTTATCTGTCGGAAGGCTCGAACCCGCAACGTCGTGCCTCgcgctcggcagcggcagatgtGCCACGTTAAAGCCGACAAACGTGCAGAAGGCGCCGAATATAAAGAGAACAAACAACTTTGCGTGCACCTCCTTCATTGGTGGCCGCCGAGAGCGGAAGGTGTGCGGAACCTCCTTTTCAGCAGCGAGCCTGGCGGCGTTATCCACGTGCACCCCGTGCGACTTGGTATACTGCTGCGTCGCTTCGTGCAGCTGTCTGTTGCTGGTGGGTGCAATACCCCGGCGTTCTTGGAGCAAACTACCACTGTCTGGCTCCTCCCCATACGTACATGGAAGGGTGCGCTGGGGTTCATGTCGCACGCTTCGATCTTTCTCCAGCAGTGTCATGCACCTATGCGAatgggaaaacaaaaagaaaaggggggatgCCGTGAGGCGCCCAACAAAGCAGCGACTACTTCAACCACCAAAACAAGCGGCAAAACAGCCTTTCATAGAAGTTGaatggaaagagggaaaaagagaggtgagaggagTAAAGGTATGAAGGACGGAgggatgggggtgggggtggggggtgcagCATGCGCTTCAGTGATAGCAAAAGAAAACGCAGCTAAGAACGTTGATGATACTCCTGCATTGGGCTTCAATCCTGTCAAAGAAAATCCTTCTCACGAAAATAACACTCGCGAGAGAGAACTTCGCTCTGGCAGGTAGGGAGTTcaagcaggaggagagaatgGGGCaccagagagaggagtggagTGATCGGAAACATCTACGCAGCACTCACTGCAGGTGATGCGCTTTTTGTCTCTTCGTTCCTCTTCGTtggcagaggagggaagaagccatgggagagaaaagaagttGGGGGCGCGCAAGGACGACAGTgagcgcacacagacgcacataTGCAAAAAGGGGCGGAAAATAAGAATAAGACATGGAAGAACATCCCACCGCTTTGCTCTCCAGAGTTTTCCCCACACGTCAGAAGGAGCGCGAGGGATGACGTTGTGGGAAGCGCAGCACgacaggcacacgcagggCATTACAGCGTACTGCATCCCTTTGGTGCCAGAAAACATGCGTCCACTAAGCTACTAAGGGCTCCTCGCTGATCACGTTCGGCAGtccggcggtggaggagctaCACGACTCCACGAACGACttagcagcggcagccacggcggAGCACACGGATTTCATCACTGCCTTCTTCGAAGGTGGTGCCTTCTCTACCAACTCAGCCAACATCCCCCACTTGACTGAGCGAAACTCTGCTCGAATGCCGCGCTCCCACCCATGTGTGTTGATGTGTTGCATCTTCTCCCGCCCCAAGAAGTACAACAGGGGGTAGAGCTCTTGGCCTCTAATGCCCTGCTTCGCCCACGTCTTGCTCTTGTAGCGaaaggcgctgcggtgttCAGACACGATTTCGTTCGCTTCGTTTCTCGTCTCTCCTGCttgcccttcctctcccatcgcagcagcaggaggtcGCACCTCGCATATAAACGTGGCGTCCTTCTCGAGATTCAGTCCAATCTCCTCCCACGTCTCACGCCGCGCTGTTTCTTGCGGAGActcctcgccctcgctgccACCTTGTACTGTTTGGAGGAACTTGTCGTTGCACTCCCCCACAGGTTGGCAGAGAAGAAACTCAGCGCTCTCATTCATGAAAAACACCTGAATGCTGCGACGATACGCACAACCGTCTTTGCCGCGAATAATCACTATTTTACTCTCCACCTTACCGAGGTGGGTCTGCTCATTCACCAGCTTCCTCATCTTATTATTGTTGAGAGTGGCTATGCCTTTATTACTCCTCCCCTGAGATCCCGAGTAGTCCTCAGCGATCGCAGAAGCCGTTTGGTGGTCTGTCGAAGAGGCCATTGATGTATGCTTCCCCCTCTTGCAGCGATACGAGTTGCCTTGATGTGAGTGAGATGAGTGCTTCCCATGCCCCGAAGAGTGTAACGTCTGAAAAACTGGAGGTCAAGACCCGCTCGCCACGGGATCCTCGCAAGGTGCTTGCGATGCGGGAACGTCCACGTAGAGCTTGTGGAATTATTGGCAGGTTGTGGGACGGAGAATGCACGTGTACAGACGCATCTCCCTATACATCGAgcggtgggtgtgtatgtctaTGCACGtatgaggagggaggaaagaaaaagagctgATTAGGACTACACCAAACCtggtacacacgcgcagaaacAAGCATAATGACAAGCACGCCAACCCCCCAAAGTACTGAACAATGAGGGAGAAAAGTGGAGAACTCGCTAGAAGCAAGGGaaagcacacgcgcgcccGACATACACTTTTCGGAGGTCCAACAAGCAAAATGCATAAGAGTGAAAGACACGAAAAGAGTGTAGGACGTCGGCAAACTCGCGTGAGACACACGTGATAGGGAGGACTGGGAAGCGTGCTCAACGAAGTACTGCTCGGAAAGATCCACCTCGCACGCTACGTCAGCtgcgaaacaaacaaacaaaaaaaaggggtggCACAGTGGATAAGAAGACTGTATGCACGAGTGATCCCGTTATTGTTGTTACTAAAGCTAAGCTACACAACACCCACGCAACGCGTGGCAGTGCGAAGAAGCAGAAATACACGAAAAGTGTGAGAAGCTGAAGAAAGCCCCCTTGGCATACTCTCAGGGGAGTGGAGAACACCTTCAATGCCTGTTTGTCTGGGTGTACGCGTTGATGTACTCGAGTGTCGCGACTTCGAGGGCTGCAAAGCTTGTTTGGCAGACAGATCATGAACGGTGCATCCCAGTGTTAAAAGTGAAGAAACACGCCACGTAGCAGGACTGGACtaaaggaagaggaaacgaAAGATGCAGTGCACGTTCGCTACCATACATCAAGGCCGCAGGAGTGCAGCGTGTTCcatagaggggggggggtaagagGCTGCCGTGTCCATTGCCGCTCCGCAGGGTACTGCCGTTGATGATTGCGGCTCGTGTAATGCAGCACCAAAGTTTGGAGAGCGCAGTACGGTTTCATATGCATGTCGTCCGCTAACAGTAAATGAGCGAAACAGAAGAATGTCCCTTTTAATCGTATAAACTGGTGAAGGTAGACTCGCTGAGCCCTTTCGGAGTGGCGTCCGCGGAAAGCTCCACATCATGTAAGTGGTGAATCCCTCCGGCGGGTGTTGCCAGTATTGCAGGAGCGGGAGAGCCGCTGCCATCATGACGTGGCAACTGATTACCATAACTGTTTCCCTCGAGGGCATTGATGCGGGGTTCACACCAGGGCACTGAAGGATGCCCAGTAGAGGAGCTGAAACACTTGACGCCCACCACGCTAGCTTACCTACAAATCGAAGTGGTCGATGGGATTCGGCGGCAGAGCGaagcaaacaacaacaacaaagaaaaaagcagaCGCGGTCACATCTCTGGACTTATAGATTCTGTAGCGGCGACAGTGTTTTGGGCGGTATCAAACGGATGCCCCGCATTCCGAGACGGTGTCTCCGCGGTGCTGTTCAGCACGTCGTTGTCCTCTGGCGATGCGACCAGAGCGCTTGCCGAGTCACAGCTACCTGAAAAAGATGGCGGAGGGGAGCGAAGGCAGCTCCGCCAAAAGTGAGCTATGCTGAGGCGCCTTTCCCAAGATAAGGGAGAGGCACCATTGCAAGGGGCAAACcacagaaaagggggggggttgccCCCTCGTACAGCGCTTGATGTGATTGGAGAGCTGCTGTGCCGACTTAGAGATGTCACGCGCTGTGGAAATACAAAGTGTGCCGGATGTCGAGCAGAGGTTTCATTACCGCTCAAGAAATCACTGCGGTGAGGGATTGCACGTAAGGTTACCGCAAAAAATGGCCTCCCTCTCACGCCTAGAGTACACGATGCAGTTTATGTTTGGTTGCTCTTCTCCTATACTTGGCAGTAACAGGAAAGGCTCCCATTGATCAGTCTGCGAGTCGGCGGCCacgggagaagagggaataCCGATCAAGGAACAACaggcctgctgctccgcaaGATCTATCCTCGGGCACACATTCGAGTTATGGTGCGCAAGGACTTTGGTGACACTCCTCGCCAGAGGCATCAGGATCAGGGTCGTGGGCCACACATAGAAACTCTCTTTCCTAAAAAAGTTCTGACGCATAGCACGCCTGTTCCTGTGAGTGAGTCCATTGGCGTGCCTGATTTTCCATCACGCGCAGTCAGACGCTGTTCGTCGATGATAGTGTCACGTCACTCGCTGAGACACTCAATCCTTTATCAGTAAGAAAGGAGGCCCATTCCAGCTTACAAGAATCAATAGTAGGAGGCGAAGTGCAAGGCGGTAGGCATCTCTATCAGTTGAACAAGGCACTCTCGTCTCTTCCATGCCTCCTCGCCTAAGCAAGGACCTAAAGAAGAGGCTCGATCCCACTATTGTTCGTCCCTGTAAAAGAAGATGCCTGGGCTAATATGCCGTCAACGCTCCTCAGTGGGCAGCGCACTCGCGACGCCACGAGAAGGAGGTCCTTACCTTGGCCTCGCGAACTCACCGCGTTGGTGGCATgcgcggcgaggagggggtctGTTGGCCTCAAAGAGAAATCCACTACGAGGGGGAAGTGAGCCAATGCCTATGCAGGGCGTTGACGCTACTGGTGAAAGAGAACGCTGCAGCCATGGGCGTGGAACGAAAAAATCAGGAGCCCATAGAGATGAAAGAGAATGAGCGAAGGGATGGCACAATCTCCCCGGGTTGACTTCAGGTAGAGCAGCTCTACTCGTCGAACAGGTATA from Leishmania panamensis strain MHOM/PA/94/PSC-1 chromosome 32 sequence includes these protein-coding regions:
- a CDS encoding hypothetical protein (TriTrypDB/GeneDB-style sysID: LpmP.32.1610), with translation MAQHPEKLKWKEAHPYGLSASQFGMALGFCGRVSDYVHYLRDIVGTEQEFTGNPSTAHGINTEPKSRALYELLTGCRVYDGGFFVTDDRILGCSPDGQIYYHVDERPIEQQGALSASRMTASPSVCGVSSRYQRCSGGFSVSNDTNVIEQQRQRNACSVRVPFNSRWRPRSSLFTFSSRNSRSWDALAGDSEESTTCSNGKTYCATDGPSTTALAESRASTDQTLSTPVAFPSHHKVRLLEIKSPFRALYTSTKSGCQPFGIPLHYMCQIQGQLAIADCEECDFFVYLDYPVCQVEGWRVRRSRAFWAWAEPNLRCVSSWIRDGPPDWLNRSFAFTDFDFHLIQVVPLVFPFNITASAALTDARCFAFFEHFSNPFEALHRHREACGDGGAQASTRDGCFDYVGSIWAEITEYERIAATAQTPAVQHLFALAETDADDTGFLDSQVELCTRLSSWRRALEVEGLFEESATAVFWKQWICTAAVGRDPFVKVTLCVPHDWNAGRVVVRCTLPSLPRTQGDGQESTYDRASLPFHRRPFFVSLFSGDMNDPCKRVSAGTSPGAAKPSPYATPLDRIPVFNESVTSMLKGASLACPVSDSAAMRVQVSSTVSIPANAAPPSR
- a CDS encoding hypothetical protein (TriTrypDB/GeneDB-style sysID: LpmP.32.1620), translated to MTLLEKDRSVRHEPQRTLPCTYGEEPDSGSLLQERRGIAPTSNRQLHEATQQYTKSHGVHVDNAARLAAEKEVPHTFRSRRPPMKEVHAKLFVLFIFGAFCTFVGFNVAHLPLPSARHDVAGSSLPTDKAALITLSNSHSEERFKFAKQIALTDVPYLMPWHEEEHLAMLFIWRLLYRSLKTDLDQFETHLRSISPVGTTVLGLGGSAKHELPKVIIEVVEAHAGYITTSLAHFLSTTYVFSVVTSAPTVQRYGRDGVRRGYTRGADSVYDSRKEDLAAERQAHALNVAAIVERVLANPAADRAVEGSYQPHSNALQPTLDGDIQRTSAKRTGNSGGSGEGSVAQGKTETATATWSSSHFCLCVPRHDLNFSYYINIAAQGLRVNYQVVLSPHITLRSARTVAEFDGALRALLTQANVASFIALPWLSKRNSAQTDRADNSESARQRSSLPEQELVDYESWYGDSRPTPLQVLQRTLRGPEVETQYTVLVVSLGSRWWSGAFRELFRVELKKKTQEQHLTNVTSRSTTFAPDSPRVTVKDVPAANDASDSVMFTPILLTPTTANMFDCTARQALLGCMERAVHGSCAHF
- a CDS encoding NUDIX hydrolase dihydroneopterin triphosphate pyrophosphohydrolase/hydrolase, putative (TriTrypDB/GeneDB-style sysID: LpmP.32.1630); translated protein: MRKLVNEQTHLGKVESKIVIIRGKDGCAYRRSIQVFFMNESAEFLLCQPVGECNDKFLQTVQGGSEGEESPQETARRETWEEIGLNLEKDATFICEVRPPAAAMGEEGQAGETRNEANEIVSEHRSAFRYKSKTWAKQGIRGQELYPLLYFLGREKMQHINTHGWERGIRAEFRSVKWGMLAELVEKAPPSKKAVMKSVCSAVAAAAKSFVESCSSSTAGLPNVISEEPLVA